A window from Gymnogyps californianus isolate 813 chromosome 27, ASM1813914v2, whole genome shotgun sequence encodes these proteins:
- the TOMM6 gene encoding mitochondrial import receptor subunit TOM6 homolog: protein SAPQGLRGWLRSAYRFATDRNDFRRNLLVNLGLFAAGVWVARNLTDIDLMAPQPVP, encoded by the exons TCCGCGCCGCAGGGGCTGCGCGGGTGGCTGCGGAGCGCTTACCGCTTCGCCACCGACCGGAACGACTTCCGCAG GAACCTGCTGGTGAACCTGGGGCTCTTCGCCGCTGGGGTGTGGGTCGCCCGGAATCTGACGGACATCGACCTGATGGCCCCGCAGCCCGTCCCGTAG
- the USP49 gene encoding ubiquitin carboxyl-terminal hydrolase 49: MDRCKHVGRLRLAQDHSILNPQKWHCVDCQTTESIWACLKCSHVACGRYIEEHALKHFEETRHPLAMEVNDLYVFCYLCEDYVLNDNPEGDLKLLRSSLSAIKSQKHDPSTRSGRTLRSMALGEDMCSHQRTPQGQSQMLTALWHRRQSLLAKALRTWFDKSSRGQLKLKQKKQMEELEKKKEAARQRRQEMKRQLLEELANTPPRKSARLLSHVHRENLIPRKFREVATASPTSRQMQSSRFKQFYSIRRKPLMTPGVTGLRNLGNTCYMNSILQVLSHLQKFRECFLTLDLCETEELLAKTVNGKSRMPGKLANGSAANESGKTDKVGSYGTQSLPAGLNGGSSISRSLELIQPKEPSSKHISLCHELHTLFRVMWSGKWALVSPFAMLHSVWSLIPAFRGYDQQDAQEFLCELLDKVQQELESEGTKRRILIPFSQRKLTKQVLKVVNTIFHGQLLSQVTCITCNYKSNTVEPFWDLSLEFPERYHSIEKGIVPVNQTECMLTEMLAKFTETEALEGRIYACDQCNSKRRKSSPKPLVLSEAKKQLMIYRLPQVLRLHLKRFRWSERNHREKIGVHVLFDQVLNMEPYCCRDSLSSLDKETFVYDLSAVVMHHGKGFGSGHYTAYCYNTEGGFWVHCNDSKLNVCSVEEVCKTQAYILFYTQRTVQDKARISEKQLQAQVPSKNSDKDRGLTFP, translated from the exons ATGGATAGATGCAAACATGTTGGGCGGCTACGACTCGCCCAGGACCACTCTATCCTGAACCCCCAGAAGTGGCACTGCGTGGACTGCCAGACAACTGAATCTATCTGGGCTTGTCTGAAGTGCTCCCACGTAGCCTGTGGGAGGTACATCGAGGAGCATGCACTTAAACACTTTGAAGAAACCAGGCATCCGTTGGCAATGGAAGTTAATGATCTGTATGTCTTTTGTTACCTTTGTGAAGATTATGTCTTGAATGATAACCCGGAGGGTGATTTGAAATTGCTGAGAAGTTCTCTGTCAGCAATTAAAAGTCAAAAACATGATCCGTCAACAAGAAGTGGCAGGACATTGCGATCAATGGCTTTGGGAGAGGACATGTGCAGCCATCAAAGGACCCCTCAGGGACAATCTCAGATGCTTACAGCTCTCTGGCACAGGCGCCAGTCCTTGCTTGCGAAGGCGCTGCGGACCTGGTTTGATAAGAGCTCTAGAGGCcagctaaaattaaaacaaaagaaacaaatggaggagttggagaaaaagaaggaggcAGCTCGGCAGCGGCGGCAGGAGATGAAGAGGCAACTCCTGGAGGAGCTGGCAAACACTCCGCCGAGGAAGAGTGCAAGGCTGTTGTCTCACGTGCACAGAGAGAACTTGATTCCAAGGAAATTCAGGGAGGTGGCGACCGCTTCCCCTACCTCAAGGcagatgcagagcagcagaTTCAAACAGTTTTATTCCATCCGGCGTAAGCCTCTGATGACTCCCGGGGTAACGGGTCTAAGGAACCTGGGAAACACATGTTATATGAATTCTATTCTGCAAGTGCTAAGTCACCTCCAGAAATTTAGAGAATGTTTTTTGACACTTGATctctgtgaaacagaagaacTCTTAGCTAAAACTGTGAATGGGAAGTCTAGGATGCCTGGCAAATTGGCAAATGGGTCTGCTGCTAATGAGTCAGGGAAGACTGACAAAGTGGGATCATATGGCACGCAGAGCTTGCCAGCTGGCTTAAATGGTGGCTCCTCAATAAGCAGGAGTTTAGAACTAATACAACCCAAGGAACCGAGTTCAAAGCACATCTCCCTCTGTCACGAATTGCACACCCTCTTCAGAGTGATGTGGTCTGGCAAGTGGGCGCTCGTGTCCCCCTTTGCCATGCTGCACTCTGTGTGGAGTCTGATCCCAGCGTTTCGAGGTTACGATCAGCAGGACGCTCAGGAATTTCTCTGTGAGTTGTTGGATAAAGtacagcaggagctggagtCAGAAGGAACGAAGCGCAGGATCCTTATCCCTTTCTCACAGAGGAAGCTCACGAAGCAGGTCCTGAAGGTGGTGAACACCATCTTTCATGGGCAGTTGCTTAGTCAG GTCACCTGCATAACATGCAACTACAAATCCAACACCGTTGAGCCCTTTTGGGATCTTTCCCTGGAATTCCCCGAGCGCTATCACTCTATCGAGAAAGGGATCGTCCCTGTTAACCAGACAGAGTGCATGCTGACAGAAATGTTGGCCAAGTTCACCGAGACCGAAGCTCTGGAAGGGCGGATATATGCGTGCGACCAATGCAACA gcaAACGGCGAAAGTCTTCTCCTAAACCTCTTGTTCTGAGTGAAGCTAAAAAGCAGTTAATGATCTACAGACTACCTCAGGTCCTCCGACTGCACCTTAAACGATTCAG GTGGTCTGAACGTAATCACCGTGAGAAGATTGGGGTCCATGTCCTCTTTGACCAGGTATTAAACATGGAACCTTACTGCTGCAGGgactctctctcctctcttgaCAAAGAGACCTTTGTCTATGACCTCTCCGCTGTGGTGATGCATCACGGGAAAGGGTTTGGCTCAGGACACTACACAGCATATTGCTACAACACAGAGGGAG GTTTTTGGGTCCACTGCAATGACTCCAAACTGAATGTATGTAGCGTGGAGGAAGTGTGCAAAACCCAGGCCTACATTCTTTTTTACACTCAAAGAACAGTGCAGGACAAAGCAAGAATCTCAGAAAAACAACTCCAAGCTCAGGTGCCGTCCAAAAATAGTGATAAGGACAGAGGACTGACGTTCCCATGA
- the LOC127026240 gene encoding basic salivary proline-rich protein 2-like has translation MFSPLGCRRGFPREPGPWQAGPPPPRAHGPHDVWDELPWEHQHRRGRGGWHPPGPWDSRPFPGPADFHGNEEDRRWAPRDCPPPPPWANGEDNRGPEDCFGEGWRREPPLPGPSCFAWPEFPDEEQHPLWPPTSLPGERDGFQDGCPSWAYRGLGGRHCRRLRHGHRELALVQRLPCPWPSRGNQPSSRSSPSLSGTSRLGVKEMPQHPDPPQPLSSCKDGAQRKEQTAQVGPPAVSGKVPEPPSPASTPQKSPAADAQAATEAAEPEQAAGATPVEPGARQKPAGSHSQGPSAWKRSQPHRRRALPGQGSILR, from the exons ATGTTCTCACcgctgggctgcaggaggggctTCCCCAGGGAG CCCGGTCCATGGCAGGCTGGACCACCGCCGCCCCGCGCTCATGGCCCCCACGACGTCTGGGACGAGCTGCCCTGGGAGCACCAGCACAGGAGAGGCAGGGGTGGATGGCACCCG CCTGGTCCCTGGGACTCCAGACCCTTCCCTGGCCCTGCCGACTTCCATGGGAACGAGGAGGACAGGAGATGGGCACCCCGCGACTGTCCCCCGCCACCTCCCTGGGCCAATGGAGAAGACAACCGAGGACCTGAGGACTGCTTCGGAGAGGGCTGGCGCCGG GAGCCGCCGCTGCCTGGCCCCAGCTGCTTTGCCTGGCCTGAATTCCCCGACGAGGAGCAGCACCCACTCTGGCCCCCCACCAGCCTGCCAGG gGAGCGAGATGGTTTCCAGGATGGCTGCCCATCCTGGGCCTATCGTGGCCTGGGTGGGAGACACTGCCGACGCCTTCGCCATGGCCACCGAGAGTTAGCCTTGGTCCAGCGCCTCCCGTGTCCCTGGCCCTCCAGAG GGAATCAGCCATCCTCCAggtcctctccttccctctctgggACGAGCCGGCTGGGAGTCAAAGAAATGCCACAGCACCCTGATCCTCCCCAGCCACTTAGTTCCTGCAAAGATGGTgcacagaggaaggagcagaCGGCTCAGGTT GGCCCACCGGCGGTGAGCGGGAAGGTCCCGgagccccccagcccggccAGCACCCCTCAGAAGAGCCCGGCTGCTGATGCCCAGGCTGCGACAGAGGCTGCGGAGCcggagcaggcagcaggagcgACGCCG GTTGAGCCAGGAGCCAGGCAGAAACCTGCGGGCAGCCACAGCCAGGGCCCCTCTGCTTGGAAACGGAGCCAGCCCCACCGGAGAAGAGCTCTGCCGGGACAGGGGAGCATCTTGAG GTAG